TGCTTGATCAAAGCTGGTGCTTGCAGACATTCCAGTTTGGCGAGCCAGTTTTTTATCTTGAACATATTAAATCTGGCATTTCCCTGGCGGCGCAAAGTCCGAACTCGCTGCTGGTCTTTGCTGGTGGTCAGACACGCCGGCAAGCCGGCCCCCTGAGCGAAGCCCAGAGTTACTGGTCGCTGGCTGAGCAATGTGGCTGGTGGGAAAAGCCCGAGGTCAGAGATCGAGCCACAACCGAAGAGTTTTCACGAGATTCTTTTGAAAACCTTCTCTTTGGCATCTGTCGCTTCCGCGAATATGCCGGCACTTATCCAGAGCGGATTTCGCTCATCAGTTGGAAGTTCAAACAAGAGCGATTTGACCTCCACCGTCAGACAATTCGGTTTCCATTTGAGCAATTTGAATATCTTGGTGTCAACAATCCACCAAACCTGGAAGCAGCCATGATCGGCGAACACCAAAACGGACTGATTCCTTTTTCCCAGGATCCATTTGGCACAGGCCCGGTGCTGGCCGCCAAACGTCACCACCGAAATCCGTTTCACCGCCAGCACGGCTACGCAGCAAGCTGCCCAGAAGTAGCTTCACTCCTGAACTATGCCGGACCAGATCTATTTCCAGATAAACTTCCCTGGGAAAAACACAACGGGCACGCCACCTGAGTGACGTGCCCGTTGGGGAAGATTAGGGTTCAGGGTTCAGGGAAAAGACAAAAGGGCCAAAAAAGACGAAAAGGGCAAAACCAGGATTTCGAAAACCCGGAACCTGGAACCCGGAACCCGGAACTCTAAATGGTCTTATTTCTCTGCCAGCAACGCATTGATGTCAGCCACCACTTGCTGCTTGTTGATGCGTGTGGTGTATGACTTCCGGAGTTTGCCTTTGCGGTCAATGATAAAGGTTTGAGGAATGGAACCAGTCACGCCATAGCTTGATGAAACTTTGCCAGTGCTCATGACCACCACGTAGTTCAATGGGTTCTTTTGGAGAAATGTCTTGACGACATCTGGACCGCCGTCAATCGAAAGACCAACCACCTGCACGCCTTTGGGCCCCAACTCGCTGCTGATAGCATTGAAATCGGGTAATTCAGCGATACAGGGACGACACCAGGTTGCCCAGAAATTGAGCACCACCACCTTGCCACGATAGCTGGCGAGCGAAACTTTGCCGCCATTGATATTGTCCAGAGAAAAAGCCGGTGCCGCTTTGGCCTGGGCAGCCTGCACCGAATCGGTGGCGCTCGGCATGGTCAGGAAAACAGTTGGAAGGAAAAAGGCAAGCGCCGCGATGAAAAAAAGTTTGGCTGAATGAGACAGAAATTTCATTGAGAAAGCTCCAGATTGTAAATGGTAAAGTAAAGTGATTGAATCAGTTGTCCACAGAGTACCACAGGATGCTTTTCGAAACTCAAGTCGTCTATGGATTTGACAAATGTTTTGCAATCCAGGAATAGTTCAATATCACTTCTCCTCACACGTTTGTTGACACTCTCTTTTAAACTCGTTTTTGAATAATACCATTTTGCAATGGAATGCCCGTATTAGAAGACAGTCAAGTAATTCGATCAAATAAACTTAGCGAACTACGGACTCCTAACTACGGACGACAAACTGGTATAAGGATATTCACACGGTTAACCCCTTTCCAAACGGAGGATTCTGCCCGAATGTCGAACTACCCACCTTATGACCCTTATCAGCAGCAACAGCAACAATCACAATACCCGTATCAACCACCGCAACAGTCCAACCAGAGCGGTCCAGGTCCTTTCGGTCTTGATCCCCGCGTTGCGGGATTGCTGGCGTATGCTCCTTGCTGCATCGGCTTGATTGCCTCACTGGCGTTTATCTTCACTGAGAAAAACAATCGCTTTGTTCGATTTCATGCCGTCCAATCTCTCTTTCTCCATGCGGTTTTCTTTGTACTTGGGATTGGATTCTCGATTTTGTTCACGATTTTAGGAATGATCCCAGTGGTCAACGTCATTGCCGCCATTGCATCCATTCCATTGAGCCTCCTGTTGCTGGCCGTGCAACTTGGCGCCACCATTTACCTGATGATCAAAGCCTATGGCGGCGAAATGACCAAACTGCCGACGATTGGCGACCTGGCTGAGAAAAATATCAACCTGGGATTATGAAAATCCATTCGTTGCAACACGTTCCATTTGAAGATCTGGCCAGCATCGCTGACTGGGCACAGGCTCGGGGCCACGAAGTTTCAATCACGCACCTGTATCAGAACACCTCACTTCCTGATGTTTCCGAGCTTGATGTGCTGGGTGTGCTGGGTGGCCCGATGAACGTGGATGACGAACACCTCTTTCCCTGGCTCTCCGCCGAAAAGCAATTGATTGCCCAGGCCATCCAGGCCAAAAAACTTGTGCTCGGCATCTGTCTTGGTTCGCAATTGATCGCCAGTGTGCTCGGAGCCAGGGTTCATCCCAATATCCATAAAGAAATCGGCTGGTTTCCGGTTTCACTGACGATTGAAGGCAGCCGGTCACCAGTTCTGGCTGGATTTCCAGCCACTTTTTCCGCATTTCACTGGCATGGCGACACATTTGAACTCCCTCCGGGGGCGGTTCATCTGGCACAGAGCGAAGCCTGTCGGCATCAGGCATTCAGTTTTGGCCGCACTGTGCTGGGCCTCCAGTTTCATCTGGAATCAACCATTGACAGCGTAACCCAGATGCTTGACCACGAGGCTGATGACCTGACGGATGGCCCGTTTGTTCAGACCCAAGAAGCAATCGTGACGGCTGGTCATCACTTTGAAACCAGCGTGACGTTGATGCATCGCTTGCTTGATGCTTTTTCAAGTGAAAAATCTGGGGGAACCACATCCTGAAGGAGAGAATTCTTCAATGATTAACTGGCATCGGCTCTTTGGTATCGCTCTGGCTGATTTCTTTCGTGGTTCACCCTATGTCGTTGAACTTGAAAAAGATTTATCACTCAAGAAGCAACTCCTGGATGTGGTTATTTTACGTCGAACGACTGAGGTTTGGGACCGTCCACTCCCTGATGGGTTCGACAATCTAGCTGAACATAACCTGATTAGTTACAAGTCGTTCCGAGAACCGTTTGATGATTGGACTGTAGAAGAATTGATCGCTTATTATGTAAACTATCGGAAGCAAGTGAGTCCCGCACTGGAAGACTTACTTCCGAAAGAAATGTTTCGACTTTTTGGAATCAGTACTCGATTCCCCCAAAAACTGAGCCTGGAAACCAAATTCACTCAGGTTTTAAAAGGGGTTTATGAGGTAAAATGGGGAGCCACCCAAATTCGGTTGATTGTGTTTAAGTGAGATTGGAGATCAGAAACACAATTGGCTGTGGGAATTGTTTAGTGGCGTTCCAAAACGAGTTCAGGCCGCCGCTACCGATGTGTACCAGAAACACAACGAAGCAAGTACCATTCTAAATCAATTGTTGAAGTTTTACCGAGCGGAGGGATTTCCCATGCCATACACGCTTGAAGAATTTAAGAAAGATGCCCGTGCAGACTTACTCAGTGAGTTGACTCTGGAGGAACGACTTGAGGGTGTACCGTCTGAGGAACTTTTAAAATACATTCCTCCTGAGGCCCTTTTGAAACATGTTGCCCCTGAGGAGCGACTCAAAGGATTAACCATCCAGGAAATTCAGGCATATTTGGAAAAATTACTCAAAGAATCCAGCTCAGAGCCGAAAAACACTGGTGAGTAAAACCATATGAACCAGGCACCAGCTTAATGGTTCAAACCCTGGGGTGTTCTCTACCCATCTTCGACCCCATCAAAAATCCATGAAAATCCCTCGCCGAATTTTCCTTCAAACCGGCGTTCTGGCAGCACTTGGATTGGGTCTGCCTGACAGGAATCACACGGCGTCTGGTGCGCAACACCAGCATTCAGGCGACCACCCGGCAGTGCATGGCATGGTGGTCATGGGTGAAAAGTCCATTTTCCTTTCACACCTGCCGCTCTTTAAAACCGCCACGTACAATTCACCCCACGATTATCAGGTCATTCTCCAGGCTACGTTCCATCACCCGAGCCGAAACGCCATCCAGATTTACCAGAAAGACCGCAAGCAAACCAAAACTCGACTCTACACGCTGGAACCTGAGAAATTTGTGCTCCCGACATTGGCGGGACCAGTTTCAGATGTACCCCATCGGACAAAGTTTCAAGGCACACTCTATCGTGGACACTTTGAGCGCGGCGGCGAACCGATTTTGAAAGACCTCACGGTTCAGGTCTCGCGCGTGGTCCATTTTCGGAAGTTTGATCCGCAAGCGGTCAGACCCAACCAGTTGCAATACCTGCTTTTTGGAAATACCAGCGAACAGTTCCTGGCCCATTTCATTTCCAAACCTCCTGACTTTGACCAGATACTGGCGGTTCAATCACTCACGCCAAAAATTTCAGAAGCTGACTTACGCCAATGCCCAATTCTTTCCATTGCTGACCGATCTGACGTGGCGGCGAGCAAACTCGCTGAAGGGTTTCGCGGCCCAATCCGGCTTCAGACCGGTAAGGCTGCACTCGCCGGACAACTGGCCATCCGAACGGAAATTTATTTCGAAGCCGACGAACTCTCTCCTTAAATCTTTTGGAATCAAACTTATGCTGACAGCTATCAATTACTATCACCAGCTCATTCAAGACGATCCACAATCAGCGCTCAGGCAATGTGATCTGCTTGAGCAAAAATTCATCGAGCGCAACATTACCTTTGCCGGAAAGCCCTCACCGTTTCACCTGCGCCCACATATGATGTCATCAGTTGTGCGGCAAAATCTTGAAAATGCAGCGCATACCGTGCTTGAAGCTTCGCTCAAAGCCGAGCTTGGTTTGTTTGGCGGTGATGCCGAAAAGCTCTATGACGCTCTGTTTGTAAGTGAAAATGAGCGGATTCTGCTCCGGGTTGAGCCGGGGTACCGCGAACGCGTGATCTGGTCGCGGCTGGATGCGTTTCTTGGCGCTGGTGACGACGACATCAAATTCCTTGAATTTAACAATGACGCCCCGGCTGGAATTGGCTATTCGGCGCTGATGGCTCAAAGTTTTCTCGAATTGCCGATTATGGAGGAATTCCAGACCCGCTATCGCGTTGCGGCTGAAGACGCCCGGCCACAGTTGCTCAAAGCGCTGCTTGATACCTACAAAGTCTGGGGCGGCTCCGAACATCCCCAAATTGCGATTGTGGACTGGCAGGACGTCCGCACATCGGCTGATTTTCAGATTTTGCAGGCATTTTTTGAACAGTCAGGCTATCGGACGATCATTTGTGATCCGCGAGCGGTGGAAATGCGCGACGGAAAGCTCTATCACCAGGATTTCCGGATTGATCTGGTGTATCGCCGGGTCGTGACGAGTGAATTGCTTGAAAAATTTGACGAATGCCGTGATTTCGTTGATGCCTACCGTACCCACGCCGCCTGCTTTATCAACACCTTTCGCTGTCGAATCAGTGAAAATAAAGCCTTTATGGAGTTTTTGACTGATCCGTCGCATCTGGGACATTTATCAGCCGACGAACGCCTTGCCCTGGATCGCTACCTGCCCTGGACGCGCCACGTGTCAGCCACCAAAACCGATTTTCATGGTCAGGAGATTGAACTCGGAGAGTTTATCGCCGCCAATCGCGAGCAATTTGTCCTCAAACCGGCTGATTCCTATGGCGGGAAGGATGTCTATGTCGGCACCGAAGTCGAGCAAAGCGTCTGGGAATCCGCCGTTCAAGCCGCCATCAGCCAAACACGATGGGTGGTGCAAGAACGGGTGGCAACTCCGGTTGAACCATTTCCCGTGCGTGTCGGAGACGGGTTTGAATTCCGTGAAATGAAATTTAACGTCAACCCGTTTTATCTGGGCGGCGTGACCTGTGGGGCCGTTACCCGAACTTCAACCGACGCCGTCATCAATGTTTCAGCCGGTGGCGGGAGCGTACCTTCGTTTACGGTATCACCAAAATAATACCAGCCAGTAGTCAGTAGTCAGTAGTCAGTAGTTCACTAAGCTCATTTGGTTGAATTACTTAGCTGTTTTACGATACAGGTGTTCCATTGCGAAATGGTATCCCAATCATTTCCGCAAATTCTTTTCCACGGTGTGACCAGACGTGAGGTGCTGGCTGACTTCTGGTCACACGACTGACGTTCTCCAGATGGGCTCGGTCAGTCGCCAACCGGTTGATTTGCGCTCGCCAGGCGGCAACATCGCCAGCCGGAAGCAGCCAGCCATTTATTCCAGTTTGAATATGTTCGGGAATGCCTCCGACGGCGGCAGCCATCACGGGTGTTCCGACGGTTAACGCTTCAAGGCACACCACCGGCGTGCCTTCGGTTCGCCCGCCTTTGAATTCAAGTGACGGCAGAACCATCACATCCGCTGCTGCCAGCCAGCGCCATTTTTCCGCACCACTGACTTCTCCAAGAAACGTAGCTGCAACACCTCGCCTGAGGGCTTCGTGTTCCCATTGAGTTCGACACGGACCATCACCAGCCACAATCAAATGCACATCAGGTTGATGTTCCAGAGCTTTTAGAACGACTGGAAGTCCTTTAATTTCAACGTGTCTCCCTAAAAAGAACAAAACCAGCTTTGAGTCGGGCAAACCCAGAGCCGCCCGAAGTTCCGCTTTCGACCATTCACGGGCGGTCAGCGCGTCATCTGCCACTCCCATTGGGAGTACAATAATTTTTTCCGCTCCCTGGGGGAGGCGCTCCACCAGTCTGGTTTTGAGTTCTTGACTGACTGTAATGCAGCTTGCTGACCGGTCAATCATCCGCTTCAAAAGAGATACCCCACCGGGAACCTGATTGAGCAACCGCAACCCACCGGAATGTTCAATCATCACGTGGGGCAGGTTGCGTTTTCGGGAAACAGCATGGCCAATCACTGCGCTGGGAACCAACCAGTGTGAACAAACGACATCAGTTTGTGCGGCCAGACAGAGCGCCTGATGATAAAATTCACGATGAAACGGGAGGAACTCAACCCAGGCCGCCGGTTTGGTTTCCAGCATCCGACGCAAATCAGT
The sequence above is a segment of the Acidobacteriota bacterium genome. Coding sequences within it:
- a CDS encoding DUF4870 domain-containing protein; its protein translation is MSNYPPYDPYQQQQQQSQYPYQPPQQSNQSGPGPFGLDPRVAGLLAYAPCCIGLIASLAFIFTEKNNRFVRFHAVQSLFLHAVFFVLGIGFSILFTILGMIPVVNVIAAIASIPLSLLLLAVQLGATIYLMIKAYGGEMTKLPTIGDLAEKNINLGL
- a CDS encoding gamma-glutamyl-gamma-aminobutyrate hydrolase family protein (Members of this family of hydrolases with an active site Cys residue belong to MEROPS family C26.) — its product is MKIHSLQHVPFEDLASIADWAQARGHEVSITHLYQNTSLPDVSELDVLGVLGGPMNVDDEHLFPWLSAEKQLIAQAIQAKKLVLGICLGSQLIASVLGARVHPNIHKEIGWFPVSLTIEGSRSPVLAGFPATFSAFHWHGDTFELPPGAVHLAQSEACRHQAFSFGRTVLGLQFHLESTIDSVTQMLDHEADDLTDGPFVQTQEAIVTAGHHFETSVTLMHRLLDAFSSEKSGGTTS
- a CDS encoding TlpA family protein disulfide reductase, yielding MKFLSHSAKLFFIAALAFFLPTVFLTMPSATDSVQAAQAKAAPAFSLDNINGGKVSLASYRGKVVVLNFWATWCRPCIAELPDFNAISSELGPKGVQVVGLSIDGGPDVVKTFLQKNPLNYVVVMSTGKVSSSYGVTGSIPQTFIIDRKGKLRKSYTTRINKQQVVADINALLAEK
- a CDS encoding glycosyltransferase family 4 protein → MIVPASFEVRDQRTRILVLTSSFPSREFPSTCRFVAEWVTSLSQFADVTVLAPPGAALPDDLSASGVQLHCFAHLPENWKPRLRADTDLRRMLETKPAAWVEFLPFHREFYHQALCLAAQTDVVCSHWLVPSAVIGHAVSRKRNLPHVMIEHSGGLRLLNQVPGGVSLLKRMIDRSASCITVSQELKTRLVERLPQGAEKIIVLPMGVADDALTAREWSKAELRAALGLPDSKLVLFFLGRHVEIKGLPVVLKALEHQPDVHLIVAGDGPCRTQWEHEALRRGVAATFLGEVSGAEKWRWLAAADVMVLPSLEFKGGRTEGTPVVCLEALTVGTPVMAAAVGGIPEHIQTGINGWLLPAGDVAAWRAQINRLATDRAHLENVSRVTRSQPAPHVWSHRGKEFAEMIGIPFRNGTPVS
- a CDS encoding glutathionylspermidine synthase family protein gives rise to the protein MLTAINYYHQLIQDDPQSALRQCDLLEQKFIERNITFAGKPSPFHLRPHMMSSVVRQNLENAAHTVLEASLKAELGLFGGDAEKLYDALFVSENERILLRVEPGYRERVIWSRLDAFLGAGDDDIKFLEFNNDAPAGIGYSALMAQSFLELPIMEEFQTRYRVAAEDARPQLLKALLDTYKVWGGSEHPQIAIVDWQDVRTSADFQILQAFFEQSGYRTIICDPRAVEMRDGKLYHQDFRIDLVYRRVVTSELLEKFDECRDFVDAYRTHAACFINTFRCRISENKAFMEFLTDPSHLGHLSADERLALDRYLPWTRHVSATKTDFHGQEIELGEFIAANREQFVLKPADSYGGKDVYVGTEVEQSVWESAVQAAISQTRWVVQERVATPVEPFPVRVGDGFEFREMKFNVNPFYLGGVTCGAVTRTSTDAVINVSAGGGSVPSFTVSPK